A window of the Oncorhynchus gorbuscha isolate QuinsamMale2020 ecotype Even-year unplaced genomic scaffold, OgorEven_v1.0 Un_scaffold_17586, whole genome shotgun sequence genome harbors these coding sequences:
- the LOC124030886 gene encoding U5 small nuclear ribonucleoprotein 40 kDa protein-like gives MSHSTTPQRPDPVWGIDNDIKVWNLRQNKLVYSMHGHGDSLTGLSLSSEGSYLLSNSMDNTVRIWDVRPFAPKERCVKIFQGNIHNFEKNLLRCSWSADGSKIAAGSADRFVYVWDTTSRRILYKLPGHAGSVNEVAFHPEEPIVLSGASDKRLYMGEIQ, from the exons ATGTCACATTCAACGACACCTCAGCGACCAGATCCTGTCTGGGGCATCGATAATGACATCAAG GTGTGGAACCTGAGGCAGAATAAGCTGGTCTACAGTATGCATGGTCATGGTGATTCTCTGACTGGACTCAGCCTGAGCTCAGAGGGGTCCTACCTCCTCTCAAACTCCATGGACAAcacag TGCGTATTTGGGACGTCCGTCCGTTTGCTCCCAAGGAGAGGTGTGTGAAGATATTCCAGGGGAACATTCACAACTTTGAGAAG AACCTTCTGAGGTGTTCCTGGTCCGCTGACGGCAGCAAGATTGCAGCAGGCTCAGCCGACAG gtttgTATATGTGTGGGACACCACGTCTCGTAGGATCCTGTACAAGCTGCCAGGCCATGCTGGGTCAGTCAATGAGGTCGCCTTCCACCCTGAGGAGCCTATTG